AGGTAAACACACAGCAAGAGAAAGATTAGATTTGCTTTTTGATGAAGGCAGTTTTATAGAAATTGATGCCTTTGTAACACACAGATGTACAAATTTTGATATGGAAAATGTAGAAGCACCAGCAGATGGAATAGTGACTGGATATGGTACTGTAAATGGCAGATTAGTATTTGCATATGCTCAAGATTTTACAGTCCTTGGAGGTTCATTGGGAGAAATGCATGCTGCAAAGATATGTAAAGTTCAAGAAATGGCTATGAAAATGGGTGCACCAATTGTAGGATTTAATGATTCTGGTGGAGCAAGAATTCAAGAAGGAGTAGATGCCCTATCAGGGTATGGGAAGATATTTTATAGAAATACACTAGCTTCAGGAGTAATACCACAAATTTCAGTTATAATGGGACCTAGTGCTGGAGGTGCAGTATATTCACCAGCTCTAACAGATTTCATATTCATGGTAGAAAAGACAAGTATGATGTTTATAACTGGGCCACAGGTTATAAAAACTGTTACAGGAGAAGAAGTATCCCAAGAAGAACTAGGTGGTGCTATGACTCACAATAGAACTAGTGGTGTAGCACATTTTGTAGATGCAAGTGAAGAAGAATGTATTGAAAGAATAAAGAGACTGCTTAGTTTCTTGCCGTCAAACAATTTAGAAGATCCTCCATTTATTGAAACAGAAGATGATATAAATAGAATAGAAGATAAATTAAATGAAATAGTGCCAGAAAATCCAAATAAACCTTATGATATGAAAGAAATTATAACTACTATTGCAGATGATGGAGACTTCTTTGAAGTACAACCTTATTTTGCTCAAAATATGATAGTAGGATTTATAAGATTAAATGGAAGTACAGTTGGAGTTATTGCAAATCAGCCAAAGGTATTGGCAGGATGTCTTGATATAAATGCATCAGACAAGGCGGGTAGATTTATAAGAACTTGTGATGCTTACAATATTCCAATACTTAATTTAGTTGATGTGCCAGGATTTTTACCTGGAACTGAACAAGAATATGGTGGAATCATAAGACATGGTGCAAAAATGCTTTATGCTTATAGTGAAGCAACAGTTCCAAAGGTTACTCTTATCGTAAGAAAGGCTTATGGTGGGGCTTATCTTGCTATGTGTAGTAAGGATCTTGGAGCAGACCAAGTATTTGCATGGCCAAATGCAGAAATAGCCGTTATGGGGCCAGATGGGGCAGCTAATATCATATTTAAAAAAGATATTAAAAATGCAGAAGATCCAATAGAAATGAGAGCTGAAAAGATAGAAGAATATAGGGATACTGTAGCAAATCCATATATTGCAGCATCAAGGGGATTTGTAGATGATGTAATAGTTCCAAGCACTACAAGACAAAGACTTGTAAGCGCTTTTGATATGCTTCAAAGTAAAAGGGAGAATAGACCTAGTAAAAAACATGGGAATATACCCCTATAAAGAGGTGATTTAATTTGTTAGGAGACAGCGTTACTATAGGACAAAGTTTGATGATTACAGTTTTTAGTATGGCAATAGTTTTTATAGCACTACTTGTTATTTCATATCTGATAGATGGGTTGAGAGCTATTGCGTCAAAAGATAATGGGAAAAAGACTGTAGAAGAAAAATTAGAAATAGAAGAAAAAAAAGATGTTGTTGAAGAAAATTCAAATGAAGAAAATGAAGAAGAACTAGTAGCAGTAATAGCAGCAGCAATTGCAGCAAGTCAAGGGATTGATGTTTCAGATGTAAAAATAAGTAGTATAAAAAGGGTACCCCAAAACACTCCTGTATGGTCAAGAATGGGAAGACAGGAACAAATATTTGGTAGATTATAAGGAGGCTAAAGAATGAAAAAATATCTTATAACTGTAAATGGAAATGAATATGAAGTAGAAGTAGAGGAATTGTCAAATGGGCAAAGAGAAGAAAAAACAATAAATAGACCAGTAGTAGAATCAAAACCACAATCAAAACCACAAGCAGCAAAGAAAGAAGAAAAGAAGGCTGTAAATGTACCAGCTGGAGCAGAAACAGTAGAAGCTCCAATGCCAGGAACAATACTTAGAA
Above is a genomic segment from Sporanaerobacter acetigenes DSM 13106 containing:
- a CDS encoding acyl-CoA carboxylase subunit beta; this encodes MKVEKLVEAKEQIKLGGGEKRIEKQHNAGKHTARERLDLLFDEGSFIEIDAFVTHRCTNFDMENVEAPADGIVTGYGTVNGRLVFAYAQDFTVLGGSLGEMHAAKICKVQEMAMKMGAPIVGFNDSGGARIQEGVDALSGYGKIFYRNTLASGVIPQISVIMGPSAGGAVYSPALTDFIFMVEKTSMMFITGPQVIKTVTGEEVSQEELGGAMTHNRTSGVAHFVDASEEECIERIKRLLSFLPSNNLEDPPFIETEDDINRIEDKLNEIVPENPNKPYDMKEIITTIADDGDFFEVQPYFAQNMIVGFIRLNGSTVGVIANQPKVLAGCLDINASDKAGRFIRTCDAYNIPILNLVDVPGFLPGTEQEYGGIIRHGAKMLYAYSEATVPKVTLIVRKAYGGAYLAMCSKDLGADQVFAWPNAEIAVMGPDGAANIIFKKDIKNAEDPIEMRAEKIEEYRDTVANPYIAASRGFVDDVIVPSTTRQRLVSAFDMLQSKRENRPSKKHGNIPL
- a CDS encoding OadG family protein; translation: MLGDSVTIGQSLMITVFSMAIVFIALLVISYLIDGLRAIASKDNGKKTVEEKLEIEEKKDVVEENSNEENEEELVAVIAAAIAASQGIDVSDVKISSIKRVPQNTPVWSRMGRQEQIFGRL
- a CDS encoding biotin/lipoyl-containing protein, which gives rise to MKKYLITVNGNEYEVEVEELSNGQREEKTINRPVVESKPQSKPQAAKKEEKKAVNVPAGAETVEAPMPGTILRINVNVGDEVKAGQELLILEAMKMENEILAPRDGKVAAVHVSKGASVNTGDKLVSIE